GCAAACCAGAGCCCACCGGGAGACACCGCTCGCACACCGCGCTCCCCAAACGGATGCAGCCGCGCGCCCAAACCCACCAGGGTCGCACTGCTCGCTCCCAGGGGCTCTAGCGTCGGATCCTGCGGCGGATCTCCCTCGCTGAGGTAGATGGTGCCCAGCTGAAACTCGACACCCAGGAAACTAGCCACCCCGAGCTCCGCGCCCAGGAGGCCCGTTGCACCGAGCCCCAGCTCGCGTTGCTGATGGCCCCCGAGTGCCTTGCTGAGGCCCGCTGCACCATGGGCCCGCAGGGGCTCTGCGGACGCAGCGCTGCTCAAAGACAGGGCAACGCACGAGGTGCAAATGGCAAGGGACAGGCGGCGCACGTGTTTCTCCAATTTAACGTGGTAACAGATCGGCCAGCCTCCGGAAGTCTTAATGCCTTCCCGTGCCAAGCCGACCGGCCACGTCGCCCAGTGCCTGCGAGAGCCGCGGTTTTCCCCGCCGATCAGCGATGTGAACTCTTCACACTACTTTTGCGGCGGAGCGCCTCTGAGTGCCAAGTCTGCGGGGCGCGGCTCGTTCGGGTGCTCGTTATAGAACGCCTCGAGGCTCTCCTGGCTGATGCGCACCGCGATGAGACCGTCGCGCTCAATCTTGGCCTGGCAACCGAGGCGCGACGTCATGCGCACGTCGAACGCCTTGTCCAGGATGTCCTCTTCGTCCTCTTCGGCTTCGCTCAGCAGGTTCGCGCCTTCTTCCACATAGACGTGGCAAGTCGAGCACGCGCACACACCACCACACGCGTCGCCCTCTGGGGCGTGAATCTGCTTCGAAGCCTGAAGGATGCTCGTTCCCACGGGCACTTCGACTTCGAGATCTTGATCGATGAATCGCACCTTTGCCATCTGTCGCTAGCCCTTGGGCTCCTCCAAGCTCACTGAAACTCCACCATGAGCTGCCGCGCGCGTGGCTTCAGCATGCTTCGCGGCGCTTTCCTCCAGGTGGGCTTCGATACCTCGCGCGTTCTCCACGCGCTTCTCCACGTCGCCGAGCGACTTGCCAAGCGTTGCCGCACGGATTGCTCGATCCATGCGCCGCCCGGCCCAGTCGTGAGTCACGTCTTCCAGGCTGTCGATGGCGAGCTGAATCGAGCTCGCCTTCTTCGCGGACTGGATTGCCTGCGCCAGGTCTTCGACCGCTTGCACGACCTTCGTGCGCTCGGCGTCACTCAAGAGATCGGTGTCGCTCGTCAGCGCCTTCTGCGTGGCGTGCAAGATGCGCTGGCCCTCGACCCGCGCGTCAGCCAGACGCCGCGCCTCGAGGTCTTCCTCGCCGTGATCCAGCGCGTCGAGCAGCATGTCCTCGACCTGCTCGTCCGTGAGACCGTAGCTCGGCTTCACCTCGACGGTTTGCTCGATTCCGGTCGTCAGCTCCGTCGCGTGCACCTGCAAGAGGCCGTCCGCGTCGACGTGAAACTCCACCTCGAGGCGCGCCATGCCTGCTGGCATCGGCGGAATGCCCTTCAGGGTGAAGCGCGCAAGCGAGCGGCAGTCGCCAGCCAGTTCGCGTTCACCTTGCACCACGTGCACTTCAAAACCAGTCTGATTGTCCGCGAAGGTCGTGAAGGTGCTGCGCGCCCCAACGGGGATGGTGGTGTTGCGCGGCAAGATCTTGTCTACGCCGCCACCCATCGTCTCGATCCCCAGGGAAAGCGGCAACACATCGAGCAGCAGCACTTCGTCGCTGGCGTTCGCTAGCAAGTCAGCCTGCACTGCGGCGCCGTAGGCCACCACCAGGTCGGGATCGATGTCTCCAAGAGGCTCCTTGTGGAACACCTCGGCGACGAACTGCTTCACTCGCGGCACCCGCGTGGAGCCGCCAACCAGGATCACGCCGTCGACCTCGTGCGCCTCCAGTGTTGCGTCACGCAGCGCCCGCCGACAGCTCCTGCCGGTGCGCACCAACAGCGGGTCGATGAGCGCCTCGAAGTGCGCGCGGGTGATGCGGTGCTCGACGTTTTGCCCGCCCTTCTTCGGCAGCTCGAGCACTACCTCGTCAGCATCCGTCAGGGCGTGCTTTGCCTTGCGCGCCGTCTCCAGGGCAAGACTGATGATTTCGGGCGGCGCCGTGGTGTTTCCGTCAGGATCTGCCTCGAAGCCCATCGCCGGCAACAGCTCGAGGGCCAGCGCGCGATCCATGTCGTCGCCGCCGAGGGCGCTATCGCCGCCAGTGCTCATCACCTGGAACACGCCATCTTCCAGCCGCAAGATGGTCACGTCGAAGGTGCCGCCGCCCAGGTCGAACACCGCGAACACGCCGTTTTGCTGCTTCTCCAGGCCGTACGCCAGCGCAGCAGCTGTGGGCTCGTTCAACAGCCTGAGCACCTCGAGCCCAGCGAGCTTGCCCGCGTCCTTCGTCGCCTGGCGCTGAGCATCATCGAAGTACGCAGGTACGGTGATCACTGCGCCGCCCACGGCGTTCAGTTGCTCCACCGCGCTCTGGCGCAGGCTCTTCAAGATCTCCGCGCTGACCTCCACCGGGGTGCGGCTGCCGTCGGCGTCCAGGTCGAAGCGCACGACGCGCCCATCGGCTTCGCTCTCCGGCGTCTTGAACTTGTAGGCGCCGAGGGTCTTCGTCTGCGGGTCGTCCGCCGCGCGGCCCATGAAGCGCTTCACGCTGATGATGGTGCGCTCGGGCTCCCGCGTGGCGTAGCTCTGGGCGTTGCGCCCCACGATCACGTTTCCCCGCGGACCATAGTGGACCACGCTCGGGAGGAGCGCCGTGCCGTCGCAGTTGACCAGCGCCACGGGCCGCCCATCGCGCACGTGAGCGACGACAGAGTTGGTGGTCCCCAGATCGATGCCGATGGCTTTGGGCGGCGCCTTGGGGTCGAAGATGTCCAGTAGCATTACTCTAGCTCGTCCAGTATGGCGTTCGCCTCATCGAGGAAACGCCGGAAGTATCTCAGCTTGCCCAGCTCTCTGAGCAGCTGTTCGCGGTCGGTCTCGCTGACCTTGCTCTGCACCTCACCCCCTGCTGCCCCTGCAGCTCCACTCGCAGAGCTTGCGTCGGATTTTTGGGGGGAGAGGGCGGCGAACTGACGGGTCAGCTCCGTCAGCACTTCACGCTGCCGCACGGTAATTGCTGAAGCTAGCTTCTCGACCTCGTCCAGGTTCTTGGAGCGCCGGGCGTCACCGAGCGCCTCGCGCTGCTCCATCATTTCCATCAGGAGCATCGGGTCTGCCTTTGGCTCCGTGGACTCGCTGCGCTCGATGCCGAGCACCGCGCACAGCGCCTCGGCGCGCTGGATTGGATCCTTCAGCTTGCGCCAGGCTTCGTTCACCTCGATGGCTTTGCCCAGGGCTTGGCGCCGCTCGCCCGACGGCGCGCCAACGTAGCGATCCGGGTGCAAGACCTTGGAGAGCTCGCGGTGGCGCCCTTCGAGTTCGCTCAAGTTGAGGTCGAAGCTCGGCGCGATGTCGAAAACTTGAAAAGGGTTCATGGCGTAAAGACGCCTCGATTCCCGAGGGAACCGAGGCGGCTCGATCTGTTGGAACTCAGGCCCGCTCAGCGAACCGTGAAAGAGTGCCCGCAGCCGCAGCGCGAAGCCTCTTGGGGGTTCTTGAACTTGAAGCCCTGGAACATCAGCGTGCGTTCGTAGTCCAGCACGGAGCCCATCAGGTAGATCATGCTCTTCTTGTCGACGTAGAAGCGCACTCCGTCGACCTCCAGCACGCGATCGCGATCCCGCGGTGGATCGTCGGAGAACTCGATCACGTAGCTGAAGCCAGAGCAGCCGCCGCCCTTGATGCCCAGGCGGATTGCAGCGTCCGGCGTGCCGCGCGTGGCGAGCTTCTGCCGGGCGAAGTCAGCGGCCCCACTGGTGATGGTCAGAGCCCGAGACAAGTCAGGCTGTGCAACCTGAGGCGTGGTCTCTGCTCCACTCGTCATGGCAACTGCAGCTTCGGTCATGGTCAGCTCTCGAGCGCTGCCTTCTGGGCGCGCTTCTTCTTGAAGTCTTCGATGGCGCTCTTGATGGCGTCTTCCGCCAACACCGAGCAGTGGATCTTCACCGGGGGGAGGTTCAGCTCCTCGGCGATCTGGCTGTTCTTCAAGGCGTAGGCTTCGTCGATGGTCTTGCCCTTGATCCACTCGGTAGCGAGGGATGAAGAGGCGATCGCCGAGCCGCAACCGAAAGTCTTGAACTTGGCGTCTTGGATCACGCCGTCGTCGCTCACCTGGATCTGCAGCCGCATCACGTCACCGCAAGCGGGTGCGCCAACTAGGCCGGTGCCAACGTTCTCGGCGTCCTTGTCCAGGGTGCCGACGTTGCGGGGGTTTTCGTAGTGTTCGATGACTTTGTCGCTGTATGCCATGGCTCTGTTCTCCGAATCCGGTCGCTGATCGAAATCAGTGCGCGGTCCATTCAATCGATTTGATGTCGATGCCTTCCTTGTGCATCTCGTAGAGGGGCGACATGTCGCGCAGCTTGCGCACCTTGCCGATCACCAAGTCGGCGACGTAGTCCACTTCCTCTTCCGTGTTGAAACGCCCGAGGCCGAAGCGAATCGACGAGTGGGCGAGCTCTTCGTCGAGGCCCATCGAGCGCAGCACGTAGCTCGGCTCGAGGCTCGCGCTGGTGCAGGCGGAGCCGCTGGAGACGGCTACGTCTTTGATCGCCATCATCAAGCCTTCGCCCTCCACGAAGGAGAACGAGAGGTTCAAGTTGCCGCACAGGCGCCGCTCCGGGTGGCCGTTAAGCACCACCTCGTCGAGGGCGTCGGTGATCTTCTTGTGTAGGCGATCGCGAAGCGCTTGGATGCGCACGCTCTCCTGGGCGCCTTCCTCCATGAGGATCTTGCACGCCTTGGCGAAACCCACGATGCCCGGCACGTTCAAGGTGCCTGAGCGCATGCCGCGCTCGTGGCCACCGCCGTCCATTTCCGCGACCAAACGCACGCGGGGCTTGCTGCGCCGCACGTAGAGAGCGCCACAGCCCTTGGGCCCGTAGATCTTGTGGGCGGTGATGCTCGCGAGGTCGACATTCATTTCCTGGACGTCGAAGGGCGTCTTGCCGAGACCTTGCACCGCGTCGCAGTGCAGGAGCACGCCTTTTTCGCGGGTGATCTTGCCGATCTCTGCGATGGGCTGGATGGTGCCGACCTCATTGTTCGCGAGCATGATGCTGACCAAGATGGTCTTGTCAGTCATTGCCGCGCGGATTGCTTCGGGGTCTACCACGCCGTCAGGCCCAGCGGGCACGTAGGTGACCTCGAAGCCTTCCTTCTGCAAGCGCTTGCAGCTGTCGAGCACCGCCTTGTGCTCGATGGTGCTGGTGATGATGTGGTTGCCCTTGGACTGGTAGTAATGGGCGACGCCCTTGATGGCGAGGTTGTCACTCTCGGTCGCGCCGGAGGTGAACACGATTTCCTTGCCGCTCGAGGCGCCGATCATCTTCGCGATGGTCTCGCGGGCGTCGTCCACCGCGGCCTCGGCGGTCCAGCCGTAGGCGTGGGTGCGGCTCGCGGCGTTGCCGAACGTCTCCAAGAAGTACGGCTTCATGGCTTCGAACACGCGCGGGTCCATCGGAGTGGTCGCGTGGTTGTCCATGTAGATGGGGAACTTGAGGGCCATGTCTTGGTTTCTCGAATCAGCTCAGGTGGAGGCCTGCGACGAGGTCCGGCGCTTCAGGCGCTTCGGGGTGTCGCTCGCAGGCGGTGCATGAGTGGACCGGCAGCGCGGGTTCACACGCCGAGTCACAGGTGTTGAGGTAGAGCAGGCTGGCCTGGAGCTCTGACTCCAAGGCGCGCAGCTCGCGGATCTTTTCTCGGGTCTCTGCCAGCTTGTCGACATAGACCTGACGCAGCTTGCTGGCGCTTAGCCGTGCGGAATCGGCGTCTTCGTGTTCACGCACCAGCTCTTGGATTTGACTCAGGCTGAGCCCCAGGCTCGAGAGCTTGATGATCCAGCGGGTGCGCTGGAGCATGTCCGGCGCAAACAGCCGGTAGCGTCCCTTTTCGCTCCGCTCATGGGCGTGGATCAGCCCCATGTCTTCATACAGATGA
This Polyangiaceae bacterium DNA region includes the following protein-coding sequences:
- a CDS encoding 2Fe-2S iron-sulfur cluster binding domain-containing protein, producing MAKVRFIDQDLEVEVPVGTSILQASKQIHAPEGDACGGVCACSTCHVYVEEGANLLSEAEEDEEDILDKAFDVRMTSRLGCQAKIERDGLIAVRISQESLEAFYNEHPNEPRPADLALRGAPPQK
- a CDS encoding MerR family transcriptional regulator, coding for MSSRKVRLQVAQPHGELIPLSAASDVDVAPEDLLQVGELAKAVGKTVRAIHLYEDMGLIHAHERSEKGRYRLFAPDMLQRTRWIIKLSSLGLSLSQIQELVREHEDADSARLSASKLRQVYVDKLAETREKIRELRALESELQASLLYLNTCDSACEPALPVHSCTACERHPEAPEAPDLVAGLHLS
- the hscB gene encoding Fe-S protein assembly co-chaperone HscB, whose product is MNPFQVFDIAPSFDLNLSELEGRHRELSKVLHPDRYVGAPSGERRQALGKAIEVNEAWRKLKDPIQRAEALCAVLGIERSESTEPKADPMLLMEMMEQREALGDARRSKNLDEVEKLASAITVRQREVLTELTRQFAALSPQKSDASSASGAAGAAGGEVQSKVSETDREQLLRELGKLRYFRRFLDEANAILDELE
- a CDS encoding IscS subfamily cysteine desulfurase codes for the protein MALKFPIYMDNHATTPMDPRVFEAMKPYFLETFGNAASRTHAYGWTAEAAVDDARETIAKMIGASSGKEIVFTSGATESDNLAIKGVAHYYQSKGNHIITSTIEHKAVLDSCKRLQKEGFEVTYVPAGPDGVVDPEAIRAAMTDKTILVSIMLANNEVGTIQPIAEIGKITREKGVLLHCDAVQGLGKTPFDVQEMNVDLASITAHKIYGPKGCGALYVRRSKPRVRLVAEMDGGGHERGMRSGTLNVPGIVGFAKACKILMEEGAQESVRIQALRDRLHKKITDALDEVVLNGHPERRLCGNLNLSFSFVEGEGLMMAIKDVAVSSGSACTSASLEPSYVLRSMGLDEELAHSSIRFGLGRFNTEEEVDYVADLVIGKVRKLRDMSPLYEMHKEGIDIKSIEWTAH
- the iscU gene encoding Fe-S cluster assembly scaffold IscU; this translates as MAYSDKVIEHYENPRNVGTLDKDAENVGTGLVGAPACGDVMRLQIQVSDDGVIQDAKFKTFGCGSAIASSSLATEWIKGKTIDEAYALKNSQIAEELNLPPVKIHCSVLAEDAIKSAIEDFKKKRAQKAALES
- the hscA gene encoding Fe-S protein assembly chaperone HscA, producing MLLDIFDPKAPPKAIGIDLGTTNSVVAHVRDGRPVALVNCDGTALLPSVVHYGPRGNVIVGRNAQSYATREPERTIISVKRFMGRAADDPQTKTLGAYKFKTPESEADGRVVRFDLDADGSRTPVEVSAEILKSLRQSAVEQLNAVGGAVITVPAYFDDAQRQATKDAGKLAGLEVLRLLNEPTAAALAYGLEKQQNGVFAVFDLGGGTFDVTILRLEDGVFQVMSTGGDSALGGDDMDRALALELLPAMGFEADPDGNTTAPPEIISLALETARKAKHALTDADEVVLELPKKGGQNVEHRITRAHFEALIDPLLVRTGRSCRRALRDATLEAHEVDGVILVGGSTRVPRVKQFVAEVFHKEPLGDIDPDLVVAYGAAVQADLLANASDEVLLLDVLPLSLGIETMGGGVDKILPRNTTIPVGARSTFTTFADNQTGFEVHVVQGERELAGDCRSLARFTLKGIPPMPAGMARLEVEFHVDADGLLQVHATELTTGIEQTVEVKPSYGLTDEQVEDMLLDALDHGEEDLEARRLADARVEGQRILHATQKALTSDTDLLSDAERTKVVQAVEDLAQAIQSAKKASSIQLAIDSLEDVTHDWAGRRMDRAIRAATLGKSLGDVEKRVENARGIEAHLEESAAKHAEATRAAAHGGVSVSLEEPKG
- a CDS encoding iron-sulfur cluster assembly accessory protein gives rise to the protein MTEAAVAMTSGAETTPQVAQPDLSRALTITSGAADFARQKLATRGTPDAAIRLGIKGGGCSGFSYVIEFSDDPPRDRDRVLEVDGVRFYVDKKSMIYLMGSVLDYERTLMFQGFKFKNPQEASRCGCGHSFTVR